The proteins below come from a single Hemibagrus wyckioides isolate EC202008001 linkage group LG22, SWU_Hwy_1.0, whole genome shotgun sequence genomic window:
- the mfsd10 gene encoding major facilitator superfamily domain-containing protein 10, whose amino-acid sequence MAGEKSSPDDTRSSRVIRAVFLALLLDLLGFTVILPLLPSILDHYSQTGDSVYLSLQSIVDWFRGTVGIPLERKYTSVLFGGLIGSLYSLLQFIFSPVIGAASDQHGRRPLLLITTVGLIFSYILWAVSHSFSVFLLSRVVGGICKGNVSLCTAVVADLPCPKARNRGMAMIGVAFSLGFTLGPLMGAYFALRPVDAELFYQGPAILSVLFSVADLLFIFYMLPETLNKGNSEHTGVQEIGDLLNPVALFNFSAVTRTKEPPSRHRMRNLKVLGLVYFAYLFLFSGLEFTLSFLTHQRFQFSSMQQGKMFFFIGITMATFQGGYARRIQPAQQIRTVRIAILLLIPAFILIGIAWNLIMLYISLFLYSFAAAIVVPCLSAQVSGHGTASQKGTVMGILRSLGALARALGPVVASSVYWLAGAELCFIISSAFFFAPLLLLSRLEEHKED is encoded by the exons aTGGCAGGAGAGAAGAGTTCTCCAGACGACACGCGCTCTTCCAGAGTCATTCGGGCGGTGTTTCTGGCTCTTCTACTGGACCTGCTGGGGTTCACAGTAATCCTTCCTCTTCTCCCCTCCATCTTAGATCACTACAGTCAAACAGGG GATAGTGTGTATCTGTCACTACAAAGCATTGTGGACTGGTTCAGGGGCACTGTAGGAATTCCTTTGGAGAGAAAATACACCAGTGTACTTTTTGGAG GTCTGATTGGCTCACTCTACTCACTGCTGCAGTTCATTTTCTCTCCCGTGATAGGGGCTGCATCCGATCAGCATGGCAGAAGACCGCTGCTACTTATAACTACT GTTGGGTTGATTTTCTCCTACATTCTGTGGGCTGTTTCTCACAGCTTCAGTGTTTTTCTCCTGTCTCGTGTGGTGGGAGGAATCTGTAAAGGCAATGTCAGCCTCTGCACTGCTGTTGTGGCAGACCTACCTTGCCCTAAAGCAAGAAACAGAGGGATG GCAATGATTGGTGTTGCCTTCTCTTTGGGCTTTACCCTGGGCCCGTTAATGGGAGCCTACTTTGCACTGAGACCAGTGGATGCTGAGTTGTTTTATCAAGGACCTGCTATACTGTCAGTTCTCTTCTCTGTAGCAGACCTGCTCTTCATTTTTTACATGCTTCCAGAGACTTTGAACAAg GGCAATTCGGAGCACACAGGCGTTCAGGAGATAGGAGACCTGCTCAACCCAGTGGCCCTTTTCAACTTCTCTGCCGTCACAAGAACAAAAGAGCCACCCTCCAGACACC GGATGCGAAATCTTAAGGTTCTGGGCTTGGTGTACTTTGCATACCTCTTCCTTTTCTCTGGGCTTGAGTTCACACTGAGCTTCTTAACTCATCAACGCTTCCAGTTCTCCAG CATGCAACAGGGGAAGATGTTCTTTTTCATTggcatcaccatggcaacattCCAGGGAGGATATGCACGCAGGATCCAACCAGCTCAGCAGATCCGGACAGTCCGCATC GCAATATTATTACTCATTCCAGCCTTCATACTCATTGGAATAGCATGGAATTTAATAATGCTTTACATCAGCCTTTTTCTCTATTCCTTTG CGGCTGCCATTGTTGTACCATGTCTTTCAGCACAAGTATCTGGTCACG GCACAGCGAGTCAGAAGGGTACAGTGATGGGGATCCTGCGTAGTCTGGGAGCACTGGCCCGAGCACTGGGTCCAGTTGTAGCTTCCTCAG TGTACTGGCTTGCTGGTGCTGAGTTGTGCTTCATCATCAGTTCGGCTTTCTTTTTTGCCCCGTTGCTCTTACTGAGCCGACTAGAGGAGCACAAAGAGGATTGA